DNA from Deinococcus reticulitermitis:
GGCGAGGCGGTGGGCGGGCGTCATGCTGTAAGGGCCTGGGCCGCTGAACAGCTCGTTCCAATCGGTGTGATACCGCAGGTAAGGCAGGGGAACCCCACCGACCGACCACGAGGACCTCGGCTGCCCCGCCGGGAAGGTGCGCGTCCGGTCAATACCCTCAAACACCAGCCCGCCCGAGGCGATGGCCGCCACCGCTCCCACCTGCTGCGGATAGGTGGCGCCGATCAGGAGGGCCGCTTCGGCGCCTTTGGACGCGCCCGTCACCCCGACGCGGCGACCCCCGACCTCCGGCTGCTGCTGGAGCAGCGTCAAGGCTCGCCCGAAATACTCCAGCGGGATGTTGATGAGCTGTTCCGGCAACCCGGAGCCGGGAACCCCGAAGTAGGCCAGGCTGAACACCAGAAATCCTTCCGAGGCCAGCAGCGCGCCTTCCTCGTCGTACAGGCCGCCCTCGGAGCCGCCCAGGCGCAGGCAGGCGCCGCGCAGCTCGCCCGTGGCAGGCCGGAACAGCGTGCCGTAGAGCCCTCCGTCCCGCACCGGGGTGGCCTGGAGGTCAGGGCGACGGGCCAGGCGCCGCGTGCGCGCCTCTCCCCTGATTTCGCCGTCCACGACGAGCTGCACGGTCACGTCGTAGCCCCCATCCGGCCACTGAAAAAAGGCGGGGAAAAGATCGGCGCGGGGCTGCAAGCTCCACAAGAGCCCGCCGGGGTCCACACCGCTGTAGCTGCCGGCGACCGGGGCCTGACGCTCCACGTCCACGGTGCCGCTTTCCGAAGTCAGGAACTCGGCGCGGGAGGACCAGACTTCACCGCTCCGGTCTTGAGTTTGGGCGACCAGGGTCACCCTCGTTCGGGGCCGCAGACCGTCTGCCCGGACTTGAAACGGCGCCGTGACGAGGGCCGTGGGCGAGAGAAAAATAGACATGACAAACCTCCACCGGCCACCTGCGTGCCGGGATTTAGGGGCGGAACATCAATTCAGGAAAAATCCCAGCTCGGTGCCTGAAGGGGTGGGCAGGGTATAGGACGAACCCGCAGTGTGCCCCGCCGCGCTGGCGCTCAGGTGGAGGGCGGCGTAGGTGGCGCTGAAGGTGCGCCAGTCTCCCCGGTGCAGGGCGCACGCGACTGGCGCGGCGGGCAGGGTCAGACTACGCACCCCCCCGCTGCCAGCCACCGGGGCGGCCACCGGCAAGCAGATCTCCACCTGAAGCGGGCCGGCAAAGTACTCCTGGGCGTGATAGAGGCCGAAATCGGTCCCCGTCACCGCGACCCCGCTGCGGTGGGCGTACCCGCGCAGTTCATCCAAGCTCTGGACATACATGGAGTGAAACGCCTCGGCTTCGGCGTGGCGCGTGACGCTCAGGGCGTGCTGGGCCGGCCAGTGGCGGTAGGTCACGTCTACGGGGTCCAGCGTGCGCTGCCCCCGGAGCAGTTCACCGACCTCCAGCAGCAGGGCACGCTGCGCCTGAAAGCGCTCCAGGAGCCGCCGTTCGTGGCGTTCGAGCAGGCGCGCGGCCTCCTCCGGCGCGGCGCCCAGCAGCGCGGCCAGGTCACCCAGCGGCAGCTCCAGCCGGCGCAGGGCCGCCACCCGCTGACCGGCGGGCACCTGCTCGGGCGCGTAGTAGCGGTAGCCGCTGTCCTGGTCCACCTGCGCCGGCGTCAGGACCCCGCTCTCGGCGTAAAAGCGCAGCGCCGACACGCTCAGGCCCACGAGCTGTGCAAATTGACCGATGGACAGCAACTTCACGTTCACCTCCTGCCCTCAGTCTGAAGTCTCAGGCCGCTTGAGGGTCAAGAGGTTCCGCCCCGACTGGCTATTCGCGCCAGATCGCCCAGTGATGTTCGAGCGCGTCCATCCGTTCTTTGCTGCTCCCATTCATCCGCAGCAGGGCCATGATCTGGCCTCGGTGATGGCTGTCGTGGACGATGGTGTGCTGGAGGAAGTGCGCCGGGCTGCTTCGGTAAGCGCCTTCCTTCCAGGGATCGGCGAACGGCTCGCCGCTATGCAGGTGCGCCCGCACTGCCTGCACCGCCGCCGCGTCCCCCGCCGTGAACGCGGCGCCCAGTTCGTGGTCAGGGCTGTTCTGCCAGCGCCACAGCGGGTCGCCGTCGGCGTCCAGCTCATCCGGGTTCACCAGGGGCGCGGCGTGGTCACGCGCGATGTTCCACAGCCAACCCACCCGGAACCCCGCCATGTGCCGCAGGTGGCGCCCCACCGACCAGCCGCCGTGACCGTCCGTCCATCCGTAGTCTTCCGGCGTCAGGGACCCGAGCAGAACCTCGTTCACGCGGCCATTGCGGCGAAAAGATTCCAGCAGGAGATCAAGGTCAGACATTGTTTTTCCTCCTGAGACTGCTCCCGACGAACCGCGCGGCGGCCAAGGCCAACTCCTGAAAATGCGCGTGTTGCTCCTCGGGGACGGCTACCCATTCGCGCAGCACTCGGCGGCCCGATGGATTCCAGCGCCGCGCTCCCTCCAGGGCCAACGCCCCAGCGTGCGCGTCCGGCGGCAACTTGAACACCATGAATCCCGCGTGGAACGCGGTGAACACCTTCCCCCGAACCTTCAGGCACGCCGAGCCGAACATCATGCTGGGCTGCACGTCCGGGTCGCCGGTGAACAGGGCTCTCAAGTTTTGGAGTTCAGGGTGGGTCATGGGCACTCCTCAGGCCAGGGCACCGGGCCGGAGCTGAGGGCACGCGCTGTCTCGCGGCGCCCGCCCAGAGCGCGAACCTGCTCACGCGCCGCCGGGATCAGGGTCACGGAGAACAAAGTTCTTCACCTCCGGCGGAAGCTGGTAAATCAGGTAGTCCAGCCACGGCGGTTTAACGCCCTGCATGCGGAGCAGCGCCGCGATCTGGGCGGTGTGGCGGACCTCGTGCAGGCACACGTGCCAGAGCAGGCCACCCACTGTGAACTGAACGCCGCGCCAGTCTTCCGGGGCCACCTGGCGCGCCAGTTCCGCAGCGGTGAGGGTTTTCAGATAACGCAGGGTGTCGGCCTCCACCGCACGCCAGTAATCGAGAATGTCCGCCAGTGGGACGTCGTCGAAGAATTCACGGCCTTGCAAATTCGGGAAGCGCTCCTGAACGAACGACTGCTCCTGAATGTCACCGTGCGTCCAGCCGTCCTCGACTTCCGCGATATGGAACGCGAGGTCTTTGACGCAGCGAAACCGCTCCCCGTGCAGCACGTCACGCGAAAGAACTTCGTCCGGCACGTTCTCCAGCGCGGCCCAGAGGTCTCGCCGGGCGCGAACGAGGTAGTCATACATGTCCGGGATGTTCATTGAACTCCTTTCACGTCATGGGTTGCCGAATGATGGTTTTCCACTGTTTCGGCGCGGCTTTCGTGATGTCGCTGAGGTAGATCTCGTGGTGTTTGCCGCTCAGTTCGTCGCGCTCTGCGATGAATTCGTGAAGGCGCTGAACCTTCGGCCCTTCTTCGCTGAATGGCCCGATGTGCAGGATTTGGGCGGCCTTTCCTTCGGTGAACGTCTCGAAACGCAGCCCTGAGAGGGCACCCAACGGCTTTTTCCTCCGCGTTTCAGCAATCGCCTCCAGCACCAGGTCCACCGTGATGAAGTCCGGCTGCATCACCATCATCGTCCATAGCCAGTCGCGGCGGTCCTGGACGTTGAAGTTCGTCATGTCTTCGGCCCACCACAGGCCTTCAAGGGGCATCACGCCGTAGTCGGTGCTTGGGTCGCCCTTCTTCACCTTGAATTTCAGCGCGTAGGACACGGCAAAGAGTGCCGCCACCGCGTCGGCGTACTCGGCGGAGCCGTTCGGGTCGCCGGCCCCGTCAATCCTCAGGAACTTCAGGGCGGGCACGTCCACCACACTGATTTCCTTTGCGCTGGGCTGGTACAGGTGTTTAAGCTCTTTCTTGAGGTCCATTTTCGGCATACCGGGTTCCTTTCAGCCAGGGAGGTCGTATCTCAGTTCGTAGTGGTGAACCTTGTCTACCACGCTCAATTTCAGTTCACCCGTGAGCCTCGCCAGTTCGCCGCTACCGGAGCCGGGGACCACCTCGTAGGTCAGGCTGGTCTGACCCTCCGCATGGTGCCGTATTGGTGGAAGGCGAACCTGCCCCGGCGTCCGCCCAGGGTGCCGGTGAATACCTCAAGGACGGTGTAAGCGGCAGCCCCACTGCTCGGATCACCGACGGACAGCATCTCGCCCAGGCTTTCGCCGTCCAGTCCGCCTTCCCACGTCTTGTCGAAGGTCATCCGGCCTAGTGACGGACTGGGCTCCTCTGCGGGCTTCATCCTGATCCGAAAGGTGCCTTTCGCCGTGTGCGTCAAGCGGACCTCCTGACCGTGCGCCCTGCCTTCCCGCTGCGGAGGCTCAGGCGGACGGTGACGCTCCCGCCTTCCTCCAGCGCCTCAGACTGGCGGACCTCCGCACGGATGGGGACGAGGTACGCGCCGCCTTTTGGGAAGAGCGAGGTGTCGTACTCCGCCCCGCCGACGCCCACCGTGACAGGGATCATGCCCCAGCCGTAGGTGACGAGCTGCGAGGCGTCTTTCAGGGCCAGGCAGAGGTCGCCGGGGACGGTCACGAAGAAGTGCGGGGCAGGGCCACGCCACTGAAACAGCTCCCCCGTAAACTCCACCTTCACGGTCGGGCGAAGAAGTCGGGGGGCTTCACGCCCAGTTCGCGCAGGTACACGTACCCCTGGCCCCGGTGGTGAATCTCGTTGTCCAGGGCGTACAGAGCCCAGCCGAGCCCGGTCTTCTCGCCCCAGAACAGCCGGCGGGTCTCGGCAAAGCGCGAACTGGGGACGCTCAGGAATTCCCGGTCCAGGCGCGCGGTGAGGGCGTCCCAGGCGGCCAGCAGCGCGGCCTTGTCGTTCAGCCCGCCGAAACTGTCGGCGTCGTCCGGGTCGGGCTCGCGCCACTCGTCCGTCAGGAGGCCGCTCACGGTGTATTCGGTGATCTCGTGAATCTCGTTCGCCAGCTCGCCAAAGGTCCGCATGTCGAGCGCGTGGTAGGCAAAGAGCTGATCGTCGGGGAACGCCTCGATCACCTGCCGCGTCAGTTGGCGGTGCCCCTGCCAGTGGGCCAGGAATTGGGCGGGACTCAGGGTGTGGTCGGACACGTCATTCACCTCTCGTAGAAGGCCGGCGGCTCGGTGCCCAGCGCGCGCAGGTACACGTAGCCTTGGCCCCGGTGGTGAATCTCGTTGTCGATGGTGTAGATCGCCGCCTCCCAGCCGCTCATCTCGCCCCAGGGGAGCCGGTGCGTCTGCCCGAAAAAGGCCGGGTCCACCTGCAAGAATTCCGCGTCCAGCCGCGCCGAAAGGGCGTCCCAGTGGCGCAGGAGCCGGGCACGGTCGGTGCTCGTCCCCCCGCGCCAGTCGGGCTCGATCCACTCGCCGGTGAGCAGGCCGGTTAGCGTCAGTTCGCTCACCTGCTGGATCTCCCAGGCCAGGGCGCCGAACGGGCGCATCGGCGGCGCGGCGCTGAAAGTGAACAATTGATCTTCGGGAAAAGCCTCGATCACCCGGCGGGTGAGGCGGCGGTGCCCTTGCCAGTGGGCCAGAAAACCCGGCAGGGTCACGAGGGGGGGGCCAGCGGTCAAGTTCGTCACTTGTTCTCCTCCTTGCTTTGAACTCTGCTGTTAGCGTAATCTGGATTCCAGTCAGAACGTGTCGTTTATTCCAGTTCTCCCCCGGGCCATCTTTTCTGGAGGTTCCCATGTATGACCCGTCCATGCGCGTCCTCACGGTGCTGGAGCTGCTCCAGGCGAAAGAAGAGGTCAGTGGCGCGGAGCTCGCCCGGCGGCTGGAGGTCAGTCCGCGCACGGTGCAGCGCTACGTGGCGCGGCTGCAAGACCTCGGCATTCCGGTCGAGGGGCGGCGCGGGGTGGGCGGGGCGTACCGGCTCAGGCCCGGCTTCCGGTTGCCGCCACTGATATTTACGGGCGAGGAAGCGCTGAGCCTGTCGCTCGGGCTCCTCGCGCTCCATCACCTGGGGCTGCGTGAGCTGCTGCCCGCCGCCGGGTCCGCCAGCGCCAAGCTCGCGCGCACGCTGCCTACCCCCTTGCGCGACGCGGCGCAGGCGCTGGAGGCCGCCGTACAGCTCGACGCCTCGGCGTGGGCGATTCCGGTGGGGCTCCAGCGCCTGACCGAACTGCTGCGCGCCGTCCGGGGGGGGCTGACCGTGCGGCTGGCCTACACCGATCTCCAGGGCCGGGCGAGCGAGCGCGAGGTGGAGGTCTACCGGGCCGTGCACCTGGACGGGCGCTGGTACGCGGTGGGGCACTGCCGGCTGCGCGGCGAGCTGCGGTCCTTTCGGCTCGACCGGATCACGGCGCTCGAAGTGCTGACCCGCCCCTTTGCCCCGCGTCCCGACTTCGACGCCCTCGCTTTTCTGCGTGGTTCGCTCGCCGAGCCGATGCCCCGGTTTCAGGTCGACGTGTGGCTCGCCGCTCCGCTCGACGAGTTGCGCGGGCAGGTCTCGATGTGGTGCGCGGCGCTCGAACCGGAAGCCGGCGGCACCCGCCTGCGCACCGAGCGCGAGCGCCTGAGCTCTTTCGCCGCCTTCCTGCTCGGCCTCGGCTGCGAGTTCCGGGTGGACGGCCCGCCGGAATTGCAAGAAGAATTCGGGAACCTGGCTGCGCGCTGTGAGGCTGCCTACACCAG
Protein-coding regions in this window:
- a CDS encoding acyl-CoA thioesterase/bile acid-CoA:amino acid N-acyltransferase family protein — encoded protein: MSIFLSPTALVTAPFQVRADGLRPRTRVTLVAQTQDRSGEVWSSRAEFLTSESGTVDVERQAPVAGSYSGVDPGGLLWSLQPRADLFPAFFQWPDGGYDVTVQLVVDGEIRGEARTRRLARRPDLQATPVRDGGLYGTLFRPATGELRGACLRLGGSEGGLYDEEGALLASEGFLVFSLAYFGVPGSGLPEQLINIPLEYFGRALTLLQQQPEVGGRRVGVTGASKGAEAALLIGATYPQQVGAVAAIASGGLVFEGIDRTRTFPAGQPRSSWSVGGVPLPYLRYHTDWNELFSGPGPYSMTPAHRLAAERASADELAAATIPVERIAGPLLLVSGGDDQVWHAHELSLVAQRRRERAGLPVEHLSHPRAGHSLSLPGFPTYVRTPWTPMGGEDGVNAQLQNAAWTARTEVLGAVWDEGRAQTDSGCQFH
- a CDS encoding MerR family transcriptional regulator, coding for MKLLSIGQFAQLVGLSVSALRFYAESGVLTPAQVDQDSGYRYYAPEQVPAGQRVAALRRLELPLGDLAALLGAAPEEAARLLERHERRLLERFQAQRALLLEVGELLRGQRTLDPVDVTYRHWPAQHALSVTRHAEAEAFHSMYVQSLDELRGYAHRSGVAVTGTDFGLYHAQEYFAGPLQVEICLPVAAPVAGSGGVRSLTLPAAPVACALHRGDWRTFSATYAALHLSASAAGHTAGSSYTLPTPSGTELGFFLN
- a CDS encoding DinB family protein, with the translated sequence MSDLDLLLESFRRNGRVNEVLLGSLTPEDYGWTDGHGGWSVGRHLRHMAGFRVGWLWNIARDHAAPLVNPDELDADGDPLWRWQNSPDHELGAAFTAGDAAAVQAVRAHLHSGEPFADPWKEGAYRSSPAHFLQHTIVHDSHHRGQIMALLRMNGSSKERMDALEHHWAIWRE
- a CDS encoding DinB family protein, with the translated sequence MNIPDMYDYLVRARRDLWAALENVPDEVLSRDVLHGERFRCVKDLAFHIAEVEDGWTHGDIQEQSFVQERFPNLQGREFFDDVPLADILDYWRAVEADTLRYLKTLTAAELARQVAPEDWRGVQFTVGGLLWHVCLHEVRHTAQIAALLRMQGVKPPWLDYLIYQLPPEVKNFVLRDPDPGGA
- a CDS encoding GyrI-like domain-containing protein, producing MPKMDLKKELKHLYQPSAKEISVVDVPALKFLRIDGAGDPNGSAEYADAVAALFAVSYALKFKVKKGDPSTDYGVMPLEGLWWAEDMTNFNVQDRRDWLWTMMVMQPDFITVDLVLEAIAETRRKKPLGALSGLRFETFTEGKAAQILHIGPFSEEGPKVQRLHEFIAERDELSGKHHEIYLSDITKAAPKQWKTIIRQPMT
- a CDS encoding DUF1905 domain-containing protein, with protein sequence MKVEFTGELFQWRGPAPHFFVTVPGDLCLALKDASQLVTYGWGMIPVTVGVGGAEYDTSLFPKGGAYLVPIRAEVRQSEALEEGGSVTVRLSLRSGKAGRTVRRSA
- a CDS encoding DinB family protein; translation: MNDVSDHTLSPAQFLAHWQGHRQLTRQVIEAFPDDQLFAYHALDMRTFGELANEIHEITEYTVSGLLTDEWREPDPDDADSFGGLNDKAALLAAWDALTARLDREFLSVPSSRFAETRRLFWGEKTGLGWALYALDNEIHHRGQGYVYLRELGVKPPDFFARP
- a CDS encoding DinB family protein encodes the protein MTNLTAGPPLVTLPGFLAHWQGHRRLTRRVIEAFPEDQLFTFSAAPPMRPFGALAWEIQQVSELTLTGLLTGEWIEPDWRGGTSTDRARLLRHWDALSARLDAEFLQVDPAFFGQTHRLPWGEMSGWEAAIYTIDNEIHHRGQGYVYLRALGTEPPAFYER
- a CDS encoding helix-turn-helix transcriptional regulator, with translation MYDPSMRVLTVLELLQAKEEVSGAELARRLEVSPRTVQRYVARLQDLGIPVEGRRGVGGAYRLRPGFRLPPLIFTGEEALSLSLGLLALHHLGLRELLPAAGSASAKLARTLPTPLRDAAQALEAAVQLDASAWAIPVGLQRLTELLRAVRGGLTVRLAYTDLQGRASEREVEVYRAVHLDGRWYAVGHCRLRGELRSFRLDRITALEVLTRPFAPRPDFDALAFLRGSLAEPMPRFQVDVWLAAPLDELRGQVSMWCAALEPEAGGTRLRTERERLSSFAAFLLGLGCEFRVDGPPELQEEFGNLAARCEAAYTSCSPSGQA